Genomic segment of Vulpes vulpes isolate BD-2025 chromosome 16, VulVul3, whole genome shotgun sequence:
ATTCCCACAAACCCACAAACTGGTCTTAGAGAAAAGCTCACAACCCAGGCTCTCCAGAGGGTCAGCTCTGGATGCAATGTGCCCTTGTAAAGCGCAAGCAGTCTGCACCAGACAGCATCTTGGGGTCAGAACAAGAAAGAGCTGCCGACCAGAGGAAGTGGATATAATCTTGGAGGTAAGGGTACCCTCTTGGGGGTGAAAGGTGCCCTGCTCCAGAAGCAGACAGAGTGGAGCTCGCTGTGCTGAGCGCTAACACTGTCCATCTAGACTGATTCTTCCTTTGGCACCTCCCCCACGTGCACCCTTTGCTCTCCTACCGCCACCACCAGCCTCGCCTGCCAGGACTGCTGAATCACAATTTCTCCCCCTGATGCAAGTCTTCCCATGCCCATCAGTCTCCCTCCCATAGCAAATGATCTTCCCGTGATAGTGCCTATTCTCCTGCACAAAGCCGTCGGTGCTCCCTGCCACCTTCAAAGCAAACCCACACCTGTTCTTCCGGCAGACAATGGGAGCACACACATCGTCagctctgcccctcttcctctctatGGACTGCAGTGTGGCAGAGCAGGACAGACTCTAGACCAGGAGACGCACCATCTCGACTTCAGTTCCTCACCAGTAACATGGGGGTAATAAATGCACCTGCCCTGGCTACTCACAGGCTGTGGCAAAGATCAATCAAGCTCTCTAACCCACTTGAAAGTGCTCTGGAAACCGTCTCATATGGAGCACTGTATAATATCACACGAACCCTCAATTTCTGCTGAGTCCCTCGATCCCGTGGTCCCTTGGTTCGCCACTCACTCTTCTCAAAAAacttctcccaccccaccccccccaaaaaaacaaacaaaacttctcCCCTGCTCTGAATTTCAATGTGATCTGTCCTTTAGGTGCTGGTTCTCAGACTCCAGTGCATGGCAGAAATGCCTATAGCACTTGTCAGAGAAACAAGACCCTGGGGGAATTCAGCCTCAGAAGTCACCCTTTGTGAGAAGGGGCTACAAATAGGAAGTGGCGAGCAGAAAAAGAAGATGCAAGGACAGCAGTCATCAAGGCTAGGGACTGAACGGCCAGGGCCGGGTTAGGGGGTAGGGTGCAGGAAGAAGGCTTTCCAAGACACTGTCCACTAAACCACGGCTGACCTACCTCCTTATGGACATGAGTGATGGCTGTGGAGAGTTCTAGGCCGTCAAGCAAATTATTGCCGTCATAATCATGCATTTTGAAATAATGGAGCTGCAGTTCTTGTGGGGACATCTCTGCTTCTGGTTTGTTGATGACACCTTCTAGATGCTCCATGATATGCCTAAAAACCAATAGTTAGACTCAGACCTTTCAGCAGCAACCCCGGGATCATTCCCAAACCTTAAGGACTGAAAAATTCAAGATCGGAAAGTTCACCCatcccagaaaaacaaacaagagagacagagcacactCAAGGATGATAGATACAGGCAAGGCCATAAAAGGGGCAGGGAAAGAATCAAACAGTTCACCTGTTAAGCTGGCAAGACTATGGGTGTTCTTCCCTCTTCATTATTAGAATGCTGTTCTAACACTTTCAGGGCtaacaattaaaataagtttttttgaaCCAATTTTAGGATAATAAATAATGTGTGAGGCTAGCTGGCCCATGACAAAAGTTGCAACAAATAATTCATGTTTAAATGTgccaataagaaaagaaaactgtctgGTCAGTCAAGAAACCTCAGTTCTATCCTGCCACTACTACTGGTGTATACGTGTGTGAGAACATGTgcgtacacatacacacacgagtATGAATGTGCGTGTGGTGGAggcttgtctgtctgtctgtctgcctgtggtgaaagagagagacagaatgaattCAGGTAAGTCATTTATCCCATCTAGGTCTCAAGATCCTCCGTCTATGAAATGATGGAAAAAAGACTGCCTGATTTACAGGTGGCTCTAAGGAGTAAGCATCATCCTTGAAAAATGTCAAAGAGTTGTAGAAATAGAAGGAAGAGCGCATGGAGGGAGCCATTACAGCTGGCCGTAGGCTGCAGCTGCAgggggaggccctgggcccccagccctggctggATACGTACTCTTGGTCGTGCACTGTATTCTTATCCAGGCCCACGCTGCCGGGATGGGAGAAGCTGGCCCCAGGTTCCTCGGCCCCAGCCCCTGGAGCACGGAAGGCCCAGAGCAGGCCACACAGGAAGGGGGTTCTGAGCAGCCGCAGGGATCTCATGGTCGCCGGTACCTGGGAGGTGGGGAACATAGAAGGTACAGGTGAAAACACCAGAGCTAAGGTTCTTTCAAAATGTGACGACACAGTGTGCTCCTGGGGAAGGATCCGTGAAAGGAACAAGACTGGGGAACAGACTGTCCAACTGGGCCCTCCAAGTCCCCATCAGTTGAATCAAGGGGGTTGGGAAGGCTCCACATTTTCTGAAGTTCCTTCAAAGTGCCAAGTAACACAATGAGAGCTTAAAGGGACGTGAAGAGTTTTCCTGCCTACAAGAAGCGTACAGTCTGGTAAAATACTTCCTATGGAAAGAACTAATAAGGCAGAAAGTGAAGTgtcctaaagaaaaataaaactgaaagttcAGAGGAAGAAATTTCCTGTGGGTGAGGGTCAGGGAAGGCTGACAGACCTGGGACACTTCAGTTGGGCCTGGACAGACAAACACGCACTGGATGTGTGGGGACTGAAGGACTAAGGCAATGGTGTGAGCACAGAAGCAGGTCAGATGAGTGGGAAAGAAACTCCAAGCGGTTTAGTTGAGGGGGGAGCCTAGAGGCTATGAAGCCGGCAGAACAGAGGAAAACAGGACACAGAGACTGACCAGCCATTTTGGGATACGGCTTTGCACACCAGGCCAAGGAGGCTGTAGTTGCTGGAGGATGAATAGACGCCGCTGCGCATTTGTGCATGGTGCAGGAGACCAGAGCTTGGTTTCAGAATGGCTCATCCAGCAGCACACTGGGAGCAAGGTATTTAGGGGAGCAAAACCAGAGGCAGGAATGTGATAGTTGAGGGAAGCAAAGAAGCGGGTCACATCAAGGCCTACAGTTGGGGACAGAGAAGACCACATTAACCCTGCCTTGTCCACCTCCCAGGACGGTGACAGAGGCAGGTAAACTAACCGCTGTGAAAGAGCAATGGAAAGAAGAATTACAGAGACATTAGGATGCCATCAAGTACTCCCGGAGTTTGGCTAGACCTGGAACTGTGGCCAACCAGGGATAGTCAGCTCCCCTGCCAGCTCCTGAGGGCAGGAGTACTTTGTTCCCAGAATTCCTCACCACGGCACAGGCAGGCCTCTATTAACTGTTAGACTAAAATTCCCAGTCCTTTCGGGGGCTTATAGACCAACCTCAAaaaggaagatgaaggaaaaaaaaaaaaaggaaggtgaagGACCACCAAGAGTCCTCCACACCAACACCAAGTCTACACATCCACCTTCCAAAAGGCAGTGGCAGATTCTGTGGGTAACAAGGGCCAGTGATTTCTAATGGGCCAACTAGAGCCATACCCCCAAACCGACAGCAGGAAAGCGAAAGCTCCAGGTGCTGCTCATTCCCTTGCACCCACCACCCACAGAGCTCACTCCAAAGTGGCTGCTACCTCCATGCCCTGCATCAGGGACTGAGAAGTAGCTGTGCTGTAATCCATCACCATCCCAAAGGATGAGACTCGGGGAGAATGCCATTCCTACAATCGTCAGGAATATTTCCCAAACCCCTTTTACCTATCAGCAGTATCCACTCCCACAGTCCTCTCCCTAAAGAAATGACCATCACTGGGAAGAAACTTCCAGGGTG
This window contains:
- the MCFD2 gene encoding multiple coagulation factor deficiency protein 2 isoform X1; this translates as MWSSLSPTVGLDVTRFFASLNYHIPASGFAPLNTLLPVCCWMSHSETKLWSPAPCTNAQRRLFILQQLQPPWPGVQSRIPKWLVPATMRSLRLLRTPFLCGLLWAFRAPGAGAEEPGASFSHPGSVGLDKNTVHDQEHIMEHLEGVINKPEAEMSPQELQLHYFKMHDYDGNNLLDGLELSTAITHVHKEEGKQAPPVSEAELINLIDGVLRDDDKNNDGYIDYAEFAKSLQ
- the MCFD2 gene encoding multiple coagulation factor deficiency protein 2 isoform X2 codes for the protein MRSLRLLRTPFLCGLLWAFRAPGAGAEEPGASFSHPGSVGLDKNTVHDQEHIMEHLEGVINKPEAEMSPQELQLHYFKMHDYDGNNLLDGLELSTAITHVHKEEGKQAPPVSEAELINLIDGVLRDDDKNNDGYIDYAEFAKSLQ